The Pseudomonas sp. MH9.2 genomic interval TTGCACGGCGTCAAAGTGATCATCGATCCGAAAAGCATGGTCTACCTCGACGGTACAGAGCTCGATTTCGTCAAGGAAGGGTTGAACGAAGGCTTCAAGTTCAACAACCCGAACGCGCGCGGTGAATGTGGCTGCGGCGAAAGCTTCAATATCTGAGGCTGATCGTGGGTATTCCTTGTCATTTCGCCTTATTCGAGCTCAAGCCAAGTTTCCGTTTGGATCTCGATCAGTTGGCGACGCGCTACCGTGAGTTGGCGCGCGGCGTACATCCAGACCGTTTTGCTGATGCTTCCGAGCGTGAGCAGCGGCTGGCGCTAGAACACACTGCCAGTCTCAACGAGGCCTACCAGACGCTCAAGAACGCTCCCAAACGGGCGCGTTATTTGTTGACGCTGGGGGGTAACGAGTTGCCGTTGGAAGTTACCGTGCAAGACCCCGAGTTCCTCATGCAGCAGATGCAATGGCGTGAAGAGCTTGAGGATTTGCAGGAGGATGCCGACCTGGCGGGTGTTGCGGTATTCAAGCGCCGGCTCAAAGTCGCTCAGGATGAACTGAACGAAAGCTTCGCTGCCTGTTGGGATGATGCTGCGCAACGTGAATTGGCCGAACGGCTGATGCGACGTATGCAGTTCCTCGACAAGCTCACCTACGAAGTGCGCCAGCTTGAAGAGCGCCTCGACGATTAACCCCGTGCTGCCCTGGCCGCACGCCTGTGAATTTCGATAAGTATGGCCCTACTGCAGATCGCCGAACCCGGCCAAAGTCCCCAACCACATCAGCGCCGTCTGGCGGTTGGGATCGACTTGGGCACTACCAATTCGCTGGTCGCTGCATTGCGCAGTGGACTTTCCGAGCCGCTGGCCGATGGCGAAGGGCAGGTCATCTTGCCGTCCGTCGTTCGCTACCACGCTGATCGGGTCGAAGTAGGGCAGAGCGCCAAAAGCGCCGCCGCTATTGATCCGTTCAACACCGTATTGTCAGTCAAACGACTGATGGGGCGTGGCCTGTCCGACGTCAAACAGCTCGGTGAGCAACTGCCTTACCGATTTGTTGACGGCGAGTCTCACATGCCGTTCATCGACACCATTCAAGGGCCGAAAAGTCCGGTGCAGGTGTCGGCTGAAATTCTCAAGGTTCTGCGTCAGCGTGCTGAAGAGTCCTTGGGCGGCGAGTTGGTGGGGGCGGTGATTACCGTTCCGGCCTATTTCGACGACGCCCAGCGTCAGGCCACCAAAGATGCGGCTCGGTTGGCGGGTCTTAACGTTCTGCGTTTGCTCAATGAGCCTACCGCTGCGGCGGTGGCTTATGGTCTGGATCAACACGCTGAAGGCGTGGTTGCTATTTACGACCTGGGCGGCGGTACGTTCGATATTTCCATATTGCGTCTGACAGGCGGCGTTTTTGAAGTTTTGGCAACCGGTGGCGATACGGCACTGGGTGGTGATGACTTCGATCATGCGATCGCCAGTTGGATCGTGAGCGAAGCCGGTCTTTCTGCCGACCTCGATCCGTCTGCGCAGCGCAGCCTGCTGCAAACCGCTTGCGCGGCCAAAGAAGCGTTGACTGAAGTCGATTCGGTCGAAGTCGTGCATGGCGATTGGCATTCTGTGCTGACCCGGCAAGCTTTCGATGCGCTGCTTGAGCCCATGCTAGCGCGCAGCCTT includes:
- the hscB gene encoding co-chaperone HscB, with the translated sequence MGIPCHFALFELKPSFRLDLDQLATRYRELARGVHPDRFADASEREQRLALEHTASLNEAYQTLKNAPKRARYLLTLGGNELPLEVTVQDPEFLMQQMQWREELEDLQEDADLAGVAVFKRRLKVAQDELNESFAACWDDAAQRELAERLMRRMQFLDKLTYEVRQLEERLDD
- the hscA gene encoding Fe-S protein assembly chaperone HscA; amino-acid sequence: MALLQIAEPGQSPQPHQRRLAVGIDLGTTNSLVAALRSGLSEPLADGEGQVILPSVVRYHADRVEVGQSAKSAAAIDPFNTVLSVKRLMGRGLSDVKQLGEQLPYRFVDGESHMPFIDTIQGPKSPVQVSAEILKVLRQRAEESLGGELVGAVITVPAYFDDAQRQATKDAARLAGLNVLRLLNEPTAAAVAYGLDQHAEGVVAIYDLGGGTFDISILRLTGGVFEVLATGGDTALGGDDFDHAIASWIVSEAGLSADLDPSAQRSLLQTACAAKEALTEVDSVEVVHGDWHSVLTRQAFDALLEPMLARSLKACRRAVRDAGIEIEEVEAVVMVGGSTRVPRVREAVAELFGRQPLTKIDPDQVVAIGAAIQADTLAGNKRDGEELLLLDVIPLSLGLETMGGLMEKVIPRNTTIPVARAQDFTTYKDGQSAMMIHVLQGERELISDCRSLARFELRGIPPMVAGAAKIRVTFQVDADGLLNVAARELGSGIESSIQVKPSYGLTDGEISRMLKDSFQHASDDKVARVLREQQVDAQRLLEAVQGALDVDGERLLDAEERMVIELQMKELSELMQGTDGPAIELQTKRLSQVTDAFAARRLDSTVKAALAGHNLNEIEG